The nucleotide sequence CCCTGTCTTTGAACGTCTGAATATCGCCTCCGTTACCCGTCTGCGTCCCCGCCCTTTACGGGAACCCCGTTTTGTTGCGGATGTCCACCTGAAGACCCTGGTGCGAAAACTCCGCATGCTCGGCTTTGACACCCTCTATAACAGTGCCTGGGACGATCCCGAACTGGCGGGCATTTCAAACACGGAAGAACGTATTCTTCTGACCCGGGACCGCGGTCTGTTAAAGCGCAGCATTGTCAGCCGCGGCCTCTTCATCAGGTCCCACAATCCTCGGGAACAGCTGCTGGAGGTAATCCGGCGCCTTGATCTCTCATCTTCTGTCCGGCCCCTGAGCCGCTGCATTCGCTGCAACGGTCCCCTGGAACGAATCAGCATGCGTCAGGCAGTAGCAGACAGCTCAGAGCCGACCCCGCTTCCCCGGGATATTCTTGAGAAAAAGAGCTATATTTCCCGCTGTACCTGCTGCGGAAAACTCTACTGGCGCGGCAGCCACTACGACAGGATGATGGATCAGATTCATCACATTCTTTTTTCCACTTGAGCAGCACCACCGCCCGTGGTACGATAATTCAGCTTTTACCTGATACATGATCTAACAGAGGAACCCAATGATCAAAATAGATGAACACCCCTACCTTATGGAGCATTGCGGCGAAGGCGAACGCCTGGTCCGTAAAACCCGGGCCGAGAGGGTAATACAGCAGGCTC is from Marispirochaeta sp. and encodes:
- a CDS encoding Mut7-C RNAse domain-containing protein; the encoded protein is MIRLRFYEELNDFLNPERQKCTFTVPHEFPRSVKDLIEAVGVPHVEVDLILVNGQSVTFDYQVKDEDRISVYPVFERLNIASVTRLRPRPLREPRFVADVHLKTLVRKLRMLGFDTLYNSAWDDPELAGISNTEERILLTRDRGLLKRSIVSRGLFIRSHNPREQLLEVIRRLDLSSSVRPLSRCIRCNGPLERISMRQAVADSSEPTPLPRDILEKKSYISRCTCCGKLYWRGSHYDRMMDQIHHILFST